The Salvelinus namaycush isolate Seneca chromosome 37, SaNama_1.0, whole genome shotgun sequence sequence aagaatctcaaacacatttaaaatgtattttagatgtATCACTTTCTTGGTTACGGCATGattcatgtgtgttatttcatagttttgatgtcttcactattattctacaatgtagaaaatagtaaaaataacgaaaaacccttgaatgagtaggtgtgtccaaacgtttcactggtactgtatataaaataaaTCTAGTTTTGTGAGTAACTCCAAATAGTTTCTGAAGGATTCAAATTAggccacagtgccttcagaaagtgttcacaacccttgactttttccacattttgttgttacagtttgaatttaaaatggattaacttcttatggctgcaatcccgctaacgggatgatatgacaacagccagtgaaagtgcagggcaccaaattcaaaaaacagaaatctcataatttaaaattcctcagacatacatgtgtcttataccattttaaaaggtaatcttgttgttaatcccaccaaagtgtccaatttcaaatatgcttttcagcgaaagcactacaaacgattgttaggtcgcaccaaaccacaataagcacagccatttttccagcgaaagatagcagtcacaaaaagcagaaatatagctaaaatgaatcactaaccttttgatgatcttcatcagatgacactcataggacttcatgttacacaatacatgcatgttttgtttgataaagttcatatttatataaaaaaatctgagtttacattggcgcgttacattcactagttccaaaaacatccaatgatagtgcatagccacatcgtttcaacagaaatactcttcataaatgtagatgataatacaagttatacacatggaattatagatatacctctccttaaatgcaaccactgtgtcagatttcaaaaaaactttacggaaaaagcaaaccatgcaataatctgagatggagctcagaacaatagtaaaattagccgccatgttggagtcaacagaaaccagaaaatacatgataaatgtttccttacctttgaacttaatcagaatgcagtcctaggaatcctaggtccagaataaatgcttgatttgttcgataatgtccgttatttatgtccaattagctactttggttagcgcgtttggtaaacaattccaaagtcacaaagcgcgtccactataacgtgacgaaatgtccaaaagttccgtaacagtcagtagaaacatgtcaaacgatgtattgaatcaatctttagaatgttgttaacatacatcttgaataacgttccaaccggagaattccattgacttcagttgagcgatcgaacggagctgcctctcacgtgaacgcgcgtgttcaatgcgtggtcacctcatggcagtggtgaatcattcctgtctccttcggccccccttcacattagagtcatcagacaaagttctattgactgttgtcatctagtggaagccgtaggaagtgaaaactcatccatatctcgctgtaatttcaatgggagcttggttgaaaatctaccagcctcagaaaaaatcaaaacaggaagtggaacttctcaggtttttgcctgccatattttttctgttatactcagacataattaaaacagttttagaaacttcagagtgttttctatccaatactaataataatatgcatatattagcaactatgactgaggagcaggttgtttactctgggcacctcagtgcacctttcatccaagctactcaatactgcccctgcaaccataagaagttaaattgagattgtgtcactgacctagacacaataccccataatttcaaagtagaattatgtttttgaatttttttacaaataattaaaaagcTGAAACGTCTTGCTTcaaccccttttgttatggcaagtaagttcaggagtaaattgCATAGACTCACTGTGTGCTAAtagttaacatgatttttttgaatgactacctcgtctctgtaccctacacataagatccctcagtcgagcagtgaatttcaaacacagattctaccacaaagaccagggagattttccaatgcctcgcaaagaagggcacctattagtagatgggtaaaaaaaaagctgacatttgaatatccctttgaataTGGTGACGGTACAGTATTAAACTTTGAagggtgtatcaatatacccagccGTCGTTCCTAactgataggagaaaactgaggatggatcaacaaaattgtagttactccgcaatgctaacctaaatgacagtgaaaagaaggaagcctgtacagattacaaaatattccaaaacatgcatcaacTAAAGCACAACtgcaaatgtgtaaaaaaaaaaaaaatctctgtcctaaatacaaagctttatgtttggggcaaatccaacgcaacccatcactgagtaccactattatttttcaaacatggtggtggctgcatcatgtggGTATGCTTATCATCAGCAAGGACAAGGgagtttttttttggggggggggggtaaaaataATCGGAAAAGAAAAGGAAGGGAAAATtttgcacaggcaaaatcctagatgaaaaacctggttcagtctgctttacaacagacactgggagacaaattcacctttcagcaggacaatcacctaaaacacaaggccaaatctgcactggagttgcttaccaagatgacattgaatgttcctgagtggcctagttacagttttgacaaaAATTGTCTTGAATATCTATGGCGAGACTTGAACATggctatctagcaatgatcaacaaccaacttgagagCTTTAAGatttgtacaatccaggtgtgcaaagcttttgtagagacttacccagaaagactcacagctgtaatcgctgccaaaggtgattctagcaTGTATTGGCTCGgggaggttgaatacttatgtaattttaGAATCAATTTCaatcccaccttgtaacacaacaaaatgtggaaaatgtcaggGAGGGTgtaaaatactttctgaaggcactgtaactgaaCCATTACTCTAGTGTGGGCAATCTTGTCATGGGTTGTCTTGCGCATCAGTCAATAGCCTGGGGATGAGGTCAGATATAAAACCATAAAATCTGCCTCTCTATTCATAAAATGTAATGAatctacatttttttatttcagatGAGGATGAATTCCCCTACAAGACAAAGTCCGGGCACAGGCGCCACGTGGCACTAACAGAACGCTTCACAGAGACGGACCTAAAGGGCTTGCCAGAGCTGAACCCGCCTTCTCTTATGCCGGCTGGTAATGTGGGTACAACCGTAAAGGTATTCTTACAGCTTATTCAGTCATGCCGCCTACCCCCACGCCTCATACGCAAGCTGGGCCTTGCCTTCCCCAAGACAAGCTGCAATCGGCGCTATGGTAATGTGCCCTTCCAGTACCATAACACCAGCTTGGCACCATCTACTGAGGAGAGTGTCTTCACAGCTGGTGGGCATGAAATATCAGGTCCTGGTAGTGTGGCCCCTCCCTCAGGAACCCAGGGCCCCACTGACCCCTCAGGGGACCCTGAAATACCAGAGGAAGACGAGGATGCCCAGTCAAATGCAGATGATGTGAGTCTAAATTtgttactgtgtatactgtaaaTATCCTATAACCTGTGAGCTATAGCACTTGCTGTGTTAAGTTCATAAGGGAATCATGTTGAAAAGTGGAAGGGCTTAAAATGTTAAAAAGCCCGAGTAAAGAAAAATACATCTCAATGTAGAAACATCTGAGTAGCCTACATAACAATGGCTGGGTAATATGAGAGTATTCTTGTTGCTGTGAACTCTGGCTTTACAGATGCATTTTCCCTTTCTTGTATTGCATATGATCCCTGTGTTCTTCTGTGCTGTAGGACGATGACCGCTGTGAGGAGTGGGAGCGCCATGAGGCCCTACATGAGGATGTGACGAGCCAGGAACGCAGCAAGGAGCGGCTCTACGAGGAGGAGATAGAGCTGAAGTGGGAGAAGGGAGGCTCGGGCCTGGTCTTCTACACAGATGCCCAGTACTGGCAAGAGGAGGAAGGAGGTATGACAGGGACTCCACTAGCCCTCTTAAAGATCTGCCCTTCTGATTTAATATTTCTGTCTTGTAAAATGGATAATTATACATTTCCCTCTAGTCAAATAGTGATTATTGTTTTTTCTCTCCGGTTAGATTTTGATGAGCAAACTGCAGATGattgggatgtggacatgagcgTTTACTATGAAAAAGGTAACCTGACTTAGCATGTTTTCCTTCACAATTCAGGATCTATAGCTAGGCTTCCATCCAAtttgcaacagattttcatgtgagtATTCTAAAATATGGATAAAGAAAATATgcgtgtgtttccaccaaactgacttgttgcaaaTAAAAATCCGTGCGTGATTACCTAGTGCGCACATTTACTTTTtcacttaagttttcatgtactaAATAAAACATTGAATATTTAATGTCTTTCAATCGCATAGTTTTGTCACAAATTGTTGCgtttaaatagcaaatgtgcctactctggtcttggtacaagccaacagcttgcagatacagtaTGGTTAGGCTAGTCTAAATGATGAGATTAGAGCGAGAATGTTTTGATTtgtcacaacggcagtcaagcatcgatcattaTGTCACcggaataagaccctcaatatgtATTGGACCGGAGCATCAAGCTAACCCTAGCATCAAGCTAATcaagctaaccctaacccataattaattttaccaacacaaaaagaTCTCACCAAGTCGAACGAACAAATTATATTTTGGCATTTTATGAAATTATGCCAAAagttcctgtttccatcacagctgtcgagACTTTACTGGCATaactggatggaaacgtggttgaCTGATTTGAAATCCTAGTGGACTAGGTAGGCATGCTGTCTTAAGACATTTGAAGGAacatttaaccttttatttaactttgcaagtcaattaagaacaagttcttatttacaatgatggcctaccaagaTGTAAAAGGCCTGcgggggatgggggctgggattcgAAATTTAGGACGACACACAAAAAGACATgagaacactacataaagagacctaaAACGATAacacatggcagcaacacaacatggcagcggcacaaacatggtacagacgttgttaggcacagacaacagcacgaaGTGCAAAAAGGTAGTAATGGTGTACATAGAGAATGAATCTCGTGGGGGCCACTCTCTCCACACAGACGGGGGTGACATGGACTCCCGTGACTACGTCCGCATGCGGTATGAGAAGAGGCTGAGGGAGGGCCTGGAGGACCGATCTGGAGGACAAGATCAGCCAATCGGCAACTTTGAGAAGTTCACAAAGGTAGGAAAATCCTTGTGCCAATCCACTtaataaagcatttataatgGATTAGTAAATAGTTGACTTATTAATGATTACTCTATAAGATGTTTAATGTAGGTTTACTAATCATTAGTTAAGTCTTTTTGTGTGGCCTTATCTAAAGTGTGGGCAAtttatactttataaatgttttgagtgACCAGTAATTTCTCACACAAAAAATGGACATGCCATTGGAAGACATTCCAGCAGTACTGGATGCTCCTTACCTTAAGGTTTAAAAATAGCCTAGAGCATATCAATGGTAAAACACAGgatgttaacctctctagggtacgtgagacggtagtgtcctacctcttcaacagccagtgaaactggaagatacacttgttgtaaatccagccacagtgtccgatttcaaaaaagctttacgacgaAATTAAACcaagcgattatgttaggtgagtgcctattcacagaataacacagccatttttccagccaaagagaggattcacaaaaagcagaaatatagatcaaattaatcactaacctttgatgatcttcatcagatgacactcataggacttcatgttacacaatacatgtatgttttgttcggtaaagttcatatttatatccaaaaatctgagtttacattggcgccttacgttcagaagtcacaaaacatcctttgattttgcagagagccacatcaatttacaggaatactcataataaacattgctaaaagatattgtgcagtcaacagaagtcagaaataacattataaacattcacttacctttgatggtcttcatcagaatgcactcccaggaatcccagttccacaataaatgtttgttttgttcgataatgtaaataatttatgtccaaattcctccttgttgttctagcgttcagtacactttccaaactcacgatgcgcgggcaagtccagcggaaagtacggacgaaaagttaaaaaagttatattacagtccgtaaaaacaggACAAactaagtattgaatcaatctttaggatgtttttaacataattcttcaataatgttccaaccggagaattcctttgtcttcagaagtgcgatggaacagagctcgctctcacatgaatgcgcatggtcagcgcatgttcaggtcatggtagaccttactcaatcccctctcattcggccccacttcacagtagaagcatcagacaaggttctaaagactgttgacatctagtggaagccttaggaagtgcaacattaccaatatcccactgtatcttcaataggagctgagttgaaaatcgaccaacctcagatttcccacttcctggttggattttttctcaggtttttgcctgccatatgagttctgttatactcacagacatcatacaaacagttttagaaatttcagagtgttctatccaaatctactaataatatgcatattctagcttttatggctttgtagcaggccgtttacccTGGGCATGAATATACTGCCCCTACcccgctgctataacagcctccacgcttctgggaaggctttccacaagatgttgaaatattgttgcggggacttgcttccattcagccacaagagcgagGCCGGGCACTGAAGTttggcgattagacctggctcgcagtcggaattctaattcatcccgaaggtgttcattgaggtcaaggctttgtgcaggccagtcaagctcttccacactgatctcgacaaaccatttctgtatggaccttgctttgtgcacgggcggcattgtaatgctgaaacaggaaagggccttcctcaaactgttgccacaaagttggaagcacaaaatagTTTAGCATGTCATTGTAGGCTGTAGCATTAATATTTCCTTTCACTGGGAGTAAGGGGCTTGAAGCATGAacaatagccccagaccattattcctcttgcaccaaactttaaagttggcactatgcattggggcagatggtgaagcgtgattcatcactccatagaacccgtttccactgctctagagtccaatggcggcgagctttacaccactccagccgacgcttggcattgcacatggtgatcttaggcttgtgtgcggctgctctgccatggaaacccatttcatgaagctcccgacgaacagttcttgtgctgatgttgcttccagaggcagtttaaatctcagtagtgagtgttgcaactgacaGATCATTTAAACGCGCCTCAGCACTCggcgatcccgttctgtgagcttgtgtggcctaccgcttcGTGggtgagctgttgttgctcctagatgttttgACTTCtaaataacagcacttagtttACCGGGgctgctctagcagggcagaaatttgacaaactgactttctGGGCAAACCAAGGGGGCTTTCCACCTCTCTGTATACTCATCAAGACACAAGTCATGTAAAactgtgtagaactgcaggaGATGcgttttaaaatgtaaaaaaataaataatctgcTTATCATTTAACCATTATGATCTAGGGGTCATTTGGAGACCTCATTTGGAGACCTAAAGGTACTGTTGGAATGTCTACCCATTTACCTAGTACTCTGTTCTCATTTAGTAGGCAGAATGTAACTGGTGTGGTCTGAATTCCTCAAAAGCAGGAATGGCTTTTTCCACTGTCTGGTACCTGGTACAAGGACTAGTACTAATCTTTTTATGTTGTCTAGGGTGTTGGTCGCCGGGTGATGGAGAAGCAGGGCTGGAAGGAGGGAAAGGGCCTGGGTAACAGTCAGGCAGGGATTCCAGAAGCCCTGGAGAATGAAGGACAGCATCCCAAATGCAAGAGGGGCTTTGGGTGAGTGCAACAATTACTATGACGATTAAATCTATGGCCTTTGTAACTTGAATATGTACAGGAAGGTAACGGAAAGTTGAAGAATATTACATGTTATTCTTGTTGACATCCAGGCAAATAAAAACCCTGATTACAATATGCTGTTTTGTGCAGGTACCATGGAGAGAAGCTGAGCACCTACTTTGTGAAAAAGGCCAAACCAGACTTGTTCATATCCACGGTGTATGATAAACCCAAAGACATAGACCAAGGAGACCCCTTATTGCGACGCAATCCCCAAACCAGCATGAAGTACAGAGGCTGGCAGCCAGGTGGCAGCATTGGGCCAAGAAGATGACAACACTATTTACATAATTTCTTATTACTATTACCTCTTGTTTCCATTAGAATTCATGCTTTGTTTATATTAAAGCATTTATCATACAAGGAATTTGTTTAAATTATTTTGTCTTGTCTCCTAAATTAATTACACATTTGTAATTTTGACCATAGTATGATTGAAACAGAAGTAATTATTTTAGGCAGTAGTAGTTGGCATGACCTGCCTTCCGCCTGCAAGAATAAGGTCGTGACTCTTGCGATTTTCCTTCTAAATAAAAGTCCCGAAATGATGGTAAAATGTTTTATACCAATGGTCGAAATTTGTAACATTTTGAGGAAATGTTGGTAGACTTAGAATTTTGTTTACCCTTATTCCTTCTTTCATATTGTTAATCTCCTTTTTATAGCACATATTATAGTAATGACATTGTTAACAGTATTATTTACTAGATATCATAGTAACAGTAACAAGACAAAATGCTATTAATAATATAATCAACTTTAGAAAACACTTAAATCCTATTGTCAATTAACTTATTAAATTTGTACAATGTTCAGTACATTTTCCATATTGGACATACTGCACCATAGTACACAATTTCCTGTACATTGTGTTGCAGAAATCAGGAGCACTTCTAGTTTCCAAATTCGTAGTGTACAACCCAAGGAGTGTCACTGCTCAGTCTGCGGCCCTTAAAGTGGCCTATCACCTTAAATGCAATACGTTTTTCATATTGGACATGCAGTATCAGtcaaaatttggacacacctactcattacagggttttttatttgtgctattttcttaattgtagaataatagtgaagacataaaatctacatatttgagattcttcaaagtagccaccctttgccttgatgaca is a genomic window containing:
- the gpatch3 gene encoding G patch domain-containing protein 3 is translated as MAESSTAMYFAVSNIPAAFRSANLRNFFSQFIESNGFLCFHYRHRPEVLKESEGTQVNMSDHTRKDTPTTDMPSTDVEEGTEESGSSPKSIKTCCCVVSVPSNEAARLVKMYAGNQWIDSKGNWLARRCVIRKVKVSHPTDEDEFPYKTKSGHRRHVALTERFTETDLKGLPELNPPSLMPAGNVGTTVKVFLQLIQSCRLPPRLIRKLGLAFPKTSCNRRYGNVPFQYHNTSLAPSTEESVFTAGGHEISGPGSVAPPSGTQGPTDPSGDPEIPEEDEDAQSNADDDDDRCEEWERHEALHEDVTSQERSKERLYEEEIELKWEKGGSGLVFYTDAQYWQEEEGDFDEQTADDWDVDMSVYYEKDGGDMDSRDYVRMRYEKRLREGLEDRSGGQDQPIGNFEKFTKGVGRRVMEKQGWKEGKGLGNSQAGIPEALENEGQHPKCKRGFGYHGEKLSTYFVKKAKPDLFISTVYDKPKDIDQGDPLLRRNPQTSMKYRGWQPGGSIGPRR